In the genome of Nocardiopsis composta, one region contains:
- the carA gene encoding glutamine-hydrolyzing carbamoyl-phosphate synthase small subunit: MTAQPTGPETVPATLVLEDGRVFRGRSFGARGETFGEIVFNTGMTGYQETLTDPSYHRQIVTMTAPHIGNTGVNDDDPESGRIWVAGYVVREPARVPSNWRAQRTLDEELRRQGVVGIAVDGTRALTRHLRDRGAMRAVISTEEHDPARLLEKVAASPKMTGADLSGEVTTAEPYTVRPPEGVPVRFTVAAVDLGIKAMTPQRLAERGCEVTVLPGTATAEEILALGTDGVFFSNGPGDPATADASVEALRAVLEARKPFFGICFGNQILGRALGLGTFKLRFGHRGVNQPVQDVHTKRVHITSHNHGFAVDAPTDGPFDTPFGRAEVSHVDLNDGVVEGLRLLDRPAFSVQYHPEAAAGPHDAADLFDAFCDLMEAERASAGAPQTNRHDQ, encoded by the coding sequence GTGACTGCACAACCGACCGGTCCCGAAACCGTCCCGGCCACGCTGGTGCTGGAGGACGGCCGCGTCTTCCGCGGCCGCTCCTTCGGCGCGCGCGGCGAGACCTTCGGCGAGATCGTCTTCAACACCGGCATGACCGGCTACCAGGAGACGCTGACCGACCCGTCCTACCACCGCCAGATCGTCACCATGACGGCGCCGCACATCGGCAACACCGGGGTGAACGACGACGACCCCGAGTCCGGCCGCATCTGGGTGGCCGGCTACGTGGTGCGCGAGCCCGCGCGGGTCCCGTCCAACTGGCGCGCCCAGCGCACCCTCGACGAGGAGCTGCGCCGCCAGGGCGTGGTGGGCATCGCCGTCGACGGCACCCGGGCGCTCACCCGGCACCTGCGCGACCGGGGTGCGATGCGCGCGGTGATCAGCACCGAGGAGCACGACCCGGCCCGGCTGCTGGAGAAGGTCGCCGCCTCGCCGAAGATGACCGGGGCCGACCTGTCCGGCGAGGTCACCACCGCCGAGCCGTACACCGTGCGGCCGCCGGAGGGCGTGCCGGTCCGGTTCACCGTCGCAGCGGTCGACCTGGGCATCAAGGCGATGACCCCGCAGCGGCTGGCCGAGCGGGGCTGCGAGGTCACCGTGCTGCCGGGCACCGCCACCGCCGAGGAGATCCTGGCGCTCGGCACCGACGGGGTGTTCTTCAGCAACGGCCCCGGCGACCCGGCCACCGCGGACGCCAGCGTCGAGGCGCTGCGCGCCGTGCTGGAGGCCCGCAAGCCGTTCTTCGGCATCTGCTTCGGCAACCAGATCCTCGGCCGCGCGCTCGGGCTGGGCACCTTCAAGCTCCGGTTCGGCCACCGCGGGGTGAACCAGCCGGTGCAGGACGTGCACACCAAGCGGGTCCACATCACCAGCCACAACCACGGCTTCGCGGTCGACGCCCCCACCGACGGGCCGTTCGACACCCCGTTCGGCCGCGCCGAGGTCAGCCACGTCGACCTCAACGACGGGGTGGTCGAGGGGCTGCGGCTGCTCGACCGGCCGGCGTTCAGCGTCCAGTACCACCCCGAGGCAGCCGCCGGCCCGCACGACGCCGCCGACCTGTTCGACGCGTTCTGCGACCTGATGGAGGCCGAGCGGGCCTCCGCGGGCGCCCCGCAGACCAACCGGCACGATCAGTAG